One window from the genome of Eleginops maclovinus isolate JMC-PN-2008 ecotype Puerto Natales chromosome 15, JC_Emac_rtc_rv5, whole genome shotgun sequence encodes:
- the LOC134877084 gene encoding WD repeat-containing protein 26 isoform X1 — MQSNGAGQGQESSDLSCLNSAQNGESSSAGGTHSNGLLSSTDNGNSVGTSNGSATGPGSGTSAAPTASGSEVGSLKKKKRLSQAEEDVIRLIGQHLHGLGLNQTVDLLMQESGCRLEHSSATKFRNHVMEGEWDKAENDLNELRALMHSPNAIVRMKFLLLQQKYLEYLEDGKVLEALQVLRGELTPLKYNTDRIHVLSGYLMCSHAEDLKAKAEWEGKGTVSRCRLLDKLQTYLPPSVMLPPRRLQTLLRQAVELQRDRCLYHNTKLDSSLDSVSLLLDHVCSRSVLHSPHWKQFPCYTQQILTEHCNEVWFCKFSNDGTKLATGSKDTTVIIWQVDPETHQLKLLRTLEGHAYGVSYLAWSPDDMYLIACGPDDCSELWLWNVQTGELRTKMSQSHEDSLTSVAWNPDGKRFVTGGQRGQFYQCDLDGNLLDSWEGVRVQCLWCLGDGRAVLASDTHQRIRGYNFEDLTDRNIVQEDHPIMSFTVSKNGRLALLNVATQGVHLWDLQDRVLVRKYQGVTQGFYTIHSCFGGHNEDFIASGSEDHKVYIWHRRGELPIAELTGHTRTVNCVSWNPAIPGLMASASDDGTVRVWGPAPFLDSQEADGLNENCSNMDS, encoded by the exons ATGCAGTCAAACGGGGCAGGACAGGGACAGGAATCTTCAGATCTTTCCTGCTTAAACAGCGCACAAAACGGGGAGTCATCCTCGGCTGGTGGAACCCACTCAAATGGGCTCCTCTCCAGCACAGACAACGGGAATAGTGTCGGTACCAGTAATGGGTCTGCAACCGGGCCTGGTTCGGGGACTTCGGCGGCTCCTACGGCTTCGGGCTCGGAGGTCGGTtccctgaaaaagaaaaaacgacTATCGCAAGCGGAGGAAGATGTCATCAGATTAATAGGGCAACATCTCCACGGACTAGGGCTGAA tcagACAGTGGACCTGCTGATGCAGGAATCAGGCTGCAGACTGGAACACTCCTCCGCTACCAAGTTCCGCAACCACGTCATGGAGGGGGAGTGGGACAAG GCTGAGAATGATCTCAATGAGCTGAGGGCACTGATGCATTCTCCCAATGCCATTGTG cGTATGAAgttcctcctgctgcagcagaaGTACCTAGAATATCTGGAGGATGGCAAAGTCCTGGAGGCTCTGCAGGTGCTCCGAGGAGAGCTGACGCCCCTCAAGTACAACACAGATCGCATCCACGTACTTAGCGG TTACCTAATGTGCAGCCATGCTGAGGACCTGAAGGCCAAGGCGGAGTGGGAGGGCAAGGGCACCGTCTCACGCTGCCGACTGCTGGACAAATTACAGA CCTACCTGCCACCCTCTGTGATGCTGCCCCCTCGGAGGCTGCAGACGCTGCTGCGGCAAGCggtggagctgcagagggacCGCTGCCTCTATCACAACACCAAGCTGGACAGCAGTCTGGACTCGGTCTCTCTCCTCCTCGATCATGTCTGCAGCAGGTCTGTACTGCATAGCCCTCACTG GAAGCAGTTCCCTTGTTACACCCAACAGATTCTAACAGAGCACTGTAACGAGGTGTGGTTCTGCAAATTCTCAAATGACGGCACCAAACTGGCCACTGGCTCCAAAGACACTACAGTCATAATCTGGCAAGTGGACCCG GAGACCCACCAGTTAAAGCTGCTGCGGACCCTGGAGGGTCACGCGTACGGCGTCTCCTACTTAGCCTGGAGTCCTGACGACATGTACCTGATCGCCTGCGGACCTGACGACTGCTCCGAGCTGTGGCTCTGGAACGTTCAG ACGGGGGAGCTGCGGACCAAAATGTCCCAGTCCCATGAAGACAGTCTGACCAGTGTGGCGTGGAACCCCGACGGCAAACGCTTCGTCACCGGAGGGCAGAGGGGGCAGTTTTATCAGTGT GACCTGGACGGTAACCTGTTGGACTCCTGGGAGGGCGTCAGAGTGCAGTGCTTGTGGTGCCTGGGCGATGGCAGAGCAGTGCTGGCCTCGGACACACACCAACGCATCCGGGGGTACAACTTCGAGGACCTAACGGACAGAAACAT AGTCCAGGAGGACCACCCTATCATGTCTTTTACTGTTTCAAAGAACGGAAGATTAGCTTTGTTAAATGTAGCAACTCAG GGAGTGCACCTGTGGGACCTTCAGGACCGGGTGCTGGTGAGGAAATACCAAGGTGTCACCCAGGGCTTCTACACTATCCACTCCTGCTTTGGAGGACACAACGAAGACTTCATTGCCAGTGGCAGCGAAG ACCACAAAGTGTACATCTGGCACAGACGGGGGGAACTTCCCATAGCTGAGCTTACAGGTCACACGCGCACCGTTAACTGTGTGAGCTGGAACCCGGCCATCCCGGGACTCATGGCGTCCGCCTCTGATGATGGCACAGTGCGTGTCTGGGGTCCTGCGCCCTTCCTCGACTCACAAGAGGCGGATGGACTCAATG AAAACTGCAGTAACATGGACAGTTGA
- the LOC134877084 gene encoding WD repeat-containing protein 26 isoform X2 — protein MQSNGAGQGQESSDLSCLNSAQNGESSSAGGTHSNGLLSSTDNGNSVGTSNGSATGPGSGTSAAPTASGSEVGSLKKKKRLSQAEEDVIRLIGQHLHGLGLNQTVDLLMQESGCRLEHSSATKFRNHVMEGEWDKAENDLNELRALMHSPNAIVRMKFLLLQQKYLEYLEDGKVLEALQVLRGELTPLKYNTDRIHVLSGYLMCSHAEDLKAKAEWEGKGTVSRCRLLDKLQTYLPPSVMLPPRRLQTLLRQAVELQRDRCLYHNTKLDSSLDSVSLLLDHVCSRKQFPCYTQQILTEHCNEVWFCKFSNDGTKLATGSKDTTVIIWQVDPETHQLKLLRTLEGHAYGVSYLAWSPDDMYLIACGPDDCSELWLWNVQTGELRTKMSQSHEDSLTSVAWNPDGKRFVTGGQRGQFYQCDLDGNLLDSWEGVRVQCLWCLGDGRAVLASDTHQRIRGYNFEDLTDRNIVQEDHPIMSFTVSKNGRLALLNVATQGVHLWDLQDRVLVRKYQGVTQGFYTIHSCFGGHNEDFIASGSEDHKVYIWHRRGELPIAELTGHTRTVNCVSWNPAIPGLMASASDDGTVRVWGPAPFLDSQEADGLNENCSNMDS, from the exons ATGCAGTCAAACGGGGCAGGACAGGGACAGGAATCTTCAGATCTTTCCTGCTTAAACAGCGCACAAAACGGGGAGTCATCCTCGGCTGGTGGAACCCACTCAAATGGGCTCCTCTCCAGCACAGACAACGGGAATAGTGTCGGTACCAGTAATGGGTCTGCAACCGGGCCTGGTTCGGGGACTTCGGCGGCTCCTACGGCTTCGGGCTCGGAGGTCGGTtccctgaaaaagaaaaaacgacTATCGCAAGCGGAGGAAGATGTCATCAGATTAATAGGGCAACATCTCCACGGACTAGGGCTGAA tcagACAGTGGACCTGCTGATGCAGGAATCAGGCTGCAGACTGGAACACTCCTCCGCTACCAAGTTCCGCAACCACGTCATGGAGGGGGAGTGGGACAAG GCTGAGAATGATCTCAATGAGCTGAGGGCACTGATGCATTCTCCCAATGCCATTGTG cGTATGAAgttcctcctgctgcagcagaaGTACCTAGAATATCTGGAGGATGGCAAAGTCCTGGAGGCTCTGCAGGTGCTCCGAGGAGAGCTGACGCCCCTCAAGTACAACACAGATCGCATCCACGTACTTAGCGG TTACCTAATGTGCAGCCATGCTGAGGACCTGAAGGCCAAGGCGGAGTGGGAGGGCAAGGGCACCGTCTCACGCTGCCGACTGCTGGACAAATTACAGA CCTACCTGCCACCCTCTGTGATGCTGCCCCCTCGGAGGCTGCAGACGCTGCTGCGGCAAGCggtggagctgcagagggacCGCTGCCTCTATCACAACACCAAGCTGGACAGCAGTCTGGACTCGGTCTCTCTCCTCCTCGATCATGTCTGCAGCAG GAAGCAGTTCCCTTGTTACACCCAACAGATTCTAACAGAGCACTGTAACGAGGTGTGGTTCTGCAAATTCTCAAATGACGGCACCAAACTGGCCACTGGCTCCAAAGACACTACAGTCATAATCTGGCAAGTGGACCCG GAGACCCACCAGTTAAAGCTGCTGCGGACCCTGGAGGGTCACGCGTACGGCGTCTCCTACTTAGCCTGGAGTCCTGACGACATGTACCTGATCGCCTGCGGACCTGACGACTGCTCCGAGCTGTGGCTCTGGAACGTTCAG ACGGGGGAGCTGCGGACCAAAATGTCCCAGTCCCATGAAGACAGTCTGACCAGTGTGGCGTGGAACCCCGACGGCAAACGCTTCGTCACCGGAGGGCAGAGGGGGCAGTTTTATCAGTGT GACCTGGACGGTAACCTGTTGGACTCCTGGGAGGGCGTCAGAGTGCAGTGCTTGTGGTGCCTGGGCGATGGCAGAGCAGTGCTGGCCTCGGACACACACCAACGCATCCGGGGGTACAACTTCGAGGACCTAACGGACAGAAACAT AGTCCAGGAGGACCACCCTATCATGTCTTTTACTGTTTCAAAGAACGGAAGATTAGCTTTGTTAAATGTAGCAACTCAG GGAGTGCACCTGTGGGACCTTCAGGACCGGGTGCTGGTGAGGAAATACCAAGGTGTCACCCAGGGCTTCTACACTATCCACTCCTGCTTTGGAGGACACAACGAAGACTTCATTGCCAGTGGCAGCGAAG ACCACAAAGTGTACATCTGGCACAGACGGGGGGAACTTCCCATAGCTGAGCTTACAGGTCACACGCGCACCGTTAACTGTGTGAGCTGGAACCCGGCCATCCCGGGACTCATGGCGTCCGCCTCTGATGATGGCACAGTGCGTGTCTGGGGTCCTGCGCCCTTCCTCGACTCACAAGAGGCGGATGGACTCAATG AAAACTGCAGTAACATGGACAGTTGA